One Gloeobacter morelensis MG652769 DNA window includes the following coding sequences:
- a CDS encoding FitA-like ribbon-helix-helix domain-containing protein, with product MASITIRNLDEALKERLRVRAAQHGRSMEDEARDILRTALAEERPSPCDLAEAIRRRFAPLGGVELPQTPREPMREPIAFEE from the coding sequence ATGGCAAGTATTACCATCAGAAATCTAGATGAGGCCCTCAAGGAACGGTTGCGGGTGCGGGCCGCGCAGCACGGCCGCTCGATGGAGGACGAGGCTCGCGACATATTGCGCACGGCTCTGGCCGAAGAGCGACCAAGTCCCTGCGACCTTGCCGAGGCGATCCGGCGACGCTTTGCACCGCTCGGCGGTGTGGAGCTGCCGCAGACACCGCGCGAGCCGATGCGCGAGCCGATTGCTTTCGAGGAATGA
- a CDS encoding FG-GAP-like repeat-containing protein, whose protein sequence is MWWWGLGLAAVLGVWPSAAGARVNFLVAPSFPAGDFPLSVASGDLDGDGDLDLATANSNTDTVSVLLNSGGGKFPRVRSFAAGDGPFSVALGDIDGDGDLDLAATNFYSADVSVSLNNGKGSFARARSFAVGGIPGSVALGDIDGDGDLDLAVANTGLYPDFIGTVFVLINAGGGTFAPDRSFVVGDAPLSVASGDIDGDGDLDLATANFGSDTVSVLLNTGGGKFAPAQPFAVGGGPVSVVLGDIDGDGDLAIAIANFGSDTVSVLLNTGNGSFAATQSFTAGRAPTSVALGDIDGDGDPDLATSNYSSRAVSVLLNTGDGSFAPAQSFAVENRRPYLVVLGDIDSDGDLDITTANRYFDDVSVLLNSGGGSFGPAQSFAVGDGPFSVALGDIDGDGDLDLAATNFYSADVSVSLNIGGGSFARAQSFATGIGPKAVVLGDIDSDGDLDITTANRFSSTVTVLRNITPNPAPWPSPPSSPGQARGHQFSGAATASGLRGAF, encoded by the coding sequence GTGTGGTGGTGGGGCTTGGGACTGGCGGCGGTGCTGGGAGTGTGGCCGTCGGCTGCGGGGGCGCGGGTGAACTTCCTGGTCGCCCCGAGTTTTCCTGCCGGGGACTTTCCCCTGTCGGTGGCGTCAGGAGACCTCGACGGCGACGGCGACCTCGACCTCGCCACTGCCAACAGCAACACAGACACGGTGTCGGTGTTATTAAATTCTGGCGGCGGCAAGTTCCCCCGCGTCCGCTCCTTCGCAGCCGGGGACGGTCCCTTCTCGGTGGCGTTGGGAGACATAGATGGCGACGGCGACCTCGACCTCGCCGCGACTAATTTCTACTCTGCCGATGTGTCGGTGTCGCTGAACAACGGCAAGGGCAGCTTCGCCCGCGCCCGCTCCTTTGCGGTCGGGGGCATTCCCGGCTCTGTGGCGTTGGGGGACATAGACGGCGACGGCGACCTCGACCTAGCCGTCGCCAACACCGGCTTGTATCCCGACTTCATTGGCACCGTGTTCGTGCTAATAAATGCTGGCGGCGGCACCTTTGCCCCCGATCGTTCCTTTGTAGTCGGGGACGCTCCCCTATCGGTGGCGTCAGGGGACATAGACGGTGACGGCGACCTCGACCTCGCCACCGCCAATTTTGGCTCCGACACTGTGTCGGTGCTGCTGAACACCGGCGGTGGCAAATTCGCCCCAGCCCAACCCTTTGCAGTCGGGGGCGGCCCCGTTTCTGTGGTGTTGGGGGACATAGACGGCGACGGCGACCTCGCCATCGCCATCGCCAATTTTGGCTCCGACACAGTGTCGGTGCTGCTGAACACCGGCAATGGCAGCTTCGCTGCCACCCAATCCTTCACGGCCGGGAGAGCTCCCACCTCGGTGGCGTTGGGGGACATAGACGGCGACGGCGACCCCGACCTCGCCACTTCCAATTACTCCTCCCGTGCCGTGTCGGTGCTGTTGAATACCGGCGACGGCAGCTTTGCTCCCGCCCAATCTTTCGCAGTCGAGAACCGTCGTCCCTACTTGGTGGTGTTGGGGGACATAGACAGCGACGGCGACCTCGACATCACCACCGCCAATCGCTACTTCGACGACGTGTCGGTGTTGTTGAACAGCGGCGGTGGCAGTTTCGGCCCCGCCCAATCCTTTGCAGTCGGGGACGGTCCCTTCTCGGTGGCGTTAGGGGACATAGATGGCGACGGCGACCTCGACCTCGCCGCGACTAATTTCTATTCTGCCGATGTGTCGGTGTCGCTGAACATCGGCGGCGGCAGCTTTGCCCGCGCCCAATCTTTCGCGACCGGGATCGGTCCCAAGGCGGTGGTGTTGGGGGACATAGACAGCGACGGCGACCTCGACATCACCACCGCCAACCGCTTTTCCTCCACCGTAACGGTGCTGCGCAACATCACGCCCAACCCTGCCCCCTGGCCATCGCCGCCCTCCTCCCCCGGTCAGGCCCGAGGCCACCAATTTTCGGGGGCTGCCACTGCATCCGGTTTGCGGGGCGCTTTCTAA
- the aguB gene encoding N-carbamoylputrescine amidase, producing MSALTVAALQMAFLEDVASNVERVSALVREAAERGAQIILPSELFESHYFCRVERDQFFDLARPAEGHPTIAHFQAIAAELGVVIPVSFFERAGQCYYNSIAVVDADGRCLGTYRKSHIPDGPGYEEKFYFRPGNTGFRVWRTRYATIGVGICWDQWFPEAARAMVLMGAEVLFYPTAIGSEPESPDLDTKDPWQRAMVGHAVSNVIPVVAANRTGTEGNQTFYGHSFICNHRGDTVAELGRKEEGVITARFDLAQVRRQRASFGFFRDRRPELYGVLTTADGQ from the coding sequence ATGAGTGCTCTCACCGTCGCCGCTCTGCAGATGGCCTTTCTCGAAGATGTGGCGAGCAACGTCGAGCGCGTGAGCGCCCTGGTGCGCGAGGCGGCCGAGCGGGGAGCGCAGATCATTCTGCCTTCGGAGCTGTTCGAGAGCCACTATTTCTGCCGGGTGGAGCGCGACCAGTTTTTTGATCTGGCCAGGCCGGCTGAAGGGCACCCGACTATCGCCCACTTCCAGGCCATCGCCGCCGAACTGGGGGTGGTGATCCCCGTCTCGTTTTTCGAGCGCGCCGGCCAGTGCTACTACAACAGCATCGCCGTCGTCGATGCCGACGGCCGCTGTCTGGGCACCTACCGCAAAAGCCACATCCCCGACGGCCCCGGCTACGAAGAAAAATTTTACTTCCGCCCCGGCAACACCGGCTTTCGCGTCTGGCGCACCCGCTACGCCACCATCGGCGTCGGCATCTGCTGGGATCAGTGGTTTCCGGAGGCGGCCCGGGCGATGGTGCTGATGGGGGCGGAGGTGCTCTTCTATCCGACCGCCATCGGCAGCGAACCCGAGAGCCCGGATCTCGACACCAAAGACCCCTGGCAGCGGGCGATGGTAGGCCACGCCGTCTCCAACGTCATCCCGGTAGTGGCGGCCAACCGCACCGGCACCGAGGGCAATCAGACCTTCTACGGCCACTCGTTTATCTGCAACCACCGCGGCGACACGGTGGCCGAACTGGGCCGCAAAGAAGAAGGGGTGATCACCGCCCGCTTCGACCTGGCGCAGGTGCGCCGCCAACGCGCTTCGTTCGGTTTTTTCCGCGACCGGCGCCCGGAACTATACGGGGTGCTCACCACGGCCGACGGCCAGTAG
- a CDS encoding ISL3 family transposase, producing the protein MSIDEFSGRRGHDFKTVLCDIETGELLEVIDSHKQKEIIESLCLQALEVREAIEEVSIDMWGGFRKVVQEAFPNAVIVYDRFHVMRMVNEEVKKIARQCGLGKRKEQFLLLKNGVDLNAGQKVQLETYLQIDKRLRKAYEYKEEFRWIYERSQSVDEGQQKLEDWLLKARKVYGKVVQTITEHFEGVCNYFIRRSSSGVMEGINNRIKLIKRQGYGFTNFENLRLRLLAGFAKKGCCSP; encoded by the coding sequence ATCAGCATCGATGAGTTTAGTGGGCGGCGCGGCCACGATTTTAAAACGGTACTTTGCGATATCGAGACTGGCGAATTGCTGGAGGTCATCGATAGTCACAAACAAAAAGAGATCATTGAAAGCCTTTGCCTGCAAGCGCTTGAGGTGCGCGAAGCTATTGAAGAAGTGAGCATCGACATGTGGGGAGGTTTTCGAAAGGTTGTCCAGGAAGCCTTTCCCAATGCTGTGATTGTCTACGACCGGTTTCACGTGATGCGGATGGTGAACGAAGAGGTCAAGAAGATTGCTCGCCAATGTGGCTTGGGCAAGCGCAAGGAGCAATTTTTGCTCCTAAAGAATGGAGTGGACTTGAATGCCGGGCAGAAAGTTCAGCTAGAAACCTATCTGCAGATCGACAAACGTTTACGCAAAGCGTATGAATACAAAGAGGAATTTCGGTGGATTTATGAGAGGAGTCAGAGTGTAGATGAAGGTCAGCAGAAGTTGGAAGACTGGCTTTTGAAAGCCCGCAAGGTATATGGGAAGGTGGTGCAGACCATTACAGAACATTTCGAGGGGGTCTGCAACTATTTTATCCGTCGGTCGAGTAGTGGAGTGATGGAGGGCATCAACAACCGCATCAAGTTAATCAAACGCCAGGGCTACGGCTTTACAAACTTTGAGAACCTGCGCTTGCGGCTGCTCGCTGGCTTTGCCAAGAAGGGATGCTGCTCACCTTGA
- a CDS encoding helix-turn-helix domain-containing protein, with the protein MSIELTQLLGLPNVYVERQSIDERGIIFYLKPLAPGILCGGCGQFTDREHQARPLHIRDLKIRKMPVFLHIPRRQFYCQTCERYCTEQLDFVDWRRRHTRRFEQDIYERVPASSLEQIAREEGISPDEVRGMFEHVARQLKKRLGPRQAHQHR; encoded by the coding sequence ATGAGTATCGAACTGACGCAACTGCTCGGGCTACCCAACGTTTATGTCGAACGGCAGTCCATCGATGAACGGGGCATTATCTTCTATCTCAAGCCGCTTGCTCCAGGTATACTCTGCGGCGGTTGCGGCCAGTTTACCGACCGCGAACATCAAGCACGTCCCCTGCACATCCGAGACTTGAAAATACGTAAAATGCCCGTATTTTTGCACATTCCTCGAAGACAATTTTACTGCCAAACCTGCGAACGCTACTGTACCGAACAACTGGATTTCGTCGATTGGCGACGGCGACACACCCGCCGTTTCGAGCAGGATATCTACGAGCGGGTACCCGCCTCAAGTCTCGAACAGATTGCGCGCGAAGAAGGCATCAGTCCAGACGAAGTACGAGGCATGTTCGAGCATGTGGCCAGGCAGTTAAAAAAAAGACTGGGGCCCCGTCAAGCGCATCAGCATCGATGA
- a CDS encoding DUF4276 family protein — MRIVFLLEERSMKEALDVILPKLIPNVEYLLVSHEGKSDLDSSIPRKLKGWQHPDDHFVILRDKDSSDCRKLKEKYVKICEECGRPDTLVRIVCHHLESWFLGDLSAVEKAFLIQGLAARQSKRKYRNPDSLANASDEISKLVSGYGKVLCAREIALHLSLEEGQNKSRSFQVFIEGIFKG; from the coding sequence ATGCGCATTGTCTTTCTTCTTGAAGAGCGTTCGATGAAGGAGGCTCTGGATGTTATTCTCCCAAAACTGATTCCAAACGTTGAGTATCTCCTTGTGTCCCACGAGGGGAAATCGGACCTTGATTCATCTATACCTCGCAAATTGAAGGGATGGCAGCATCCAGATGATCACTTTGTAATACTCAGAGATAAAGACAGCTCGGATTGTAGAAAGTTAAAAGAGAAATATGTGAAAATATGCGAGGAGTGTGGGCGGCCAGATACATTGGTAAGGATAGTTTGCCATCATCTTGAATCCTGGTTTTTAGGAGATTTATCCGCAGTTGAAAAAGCTTTCTTAATACAGGGATTAGCTGCAAGGCAGTCAAAAAGAAAATATCGCAATCCTGACTCACTAGCAAATGCTAGCGATGAAATATCAAAACTTGTAAGCGGCTACGGTAAAGTTCTATGCGCTAGAGAGATTGCATTGCACCTGAGTCTTGAAGAAGGTCAAAATAAGTCGCGAAGTTTCCAAGTGTTTATTGAAGGCATTTTCAAGGGGTGA
- a CDS encoding AAA family ATPase yields MKIESIRIKNYKVFKDVEIPSLPNLAVFLGANGVGKSTFFDVFSFLKDALINNVRQALTRRGGFKEVVSRGENGPIVIEIKFRIKDDAPLVTYLLHIGLSDTNQPVVKRELLQYRRGQKGKPWRFLDFRNGEGEAIINEADYGGKEDEQKREYQKLASADILAIKGLGQFERFKAVAEFRKLIENWHISDFHISDAREVQDAGYAEHLSMRGENLPLVAQFMYEYHRVEFDKILSRMSQRVPGISKVEATETEDGRIVLKFQDGAFKDPFIARFVSDGTIKMFAYLLLLYDPSPHPLLAVEEPENQLYPELLVELAEEFRQYASKGGQVFISTHSPDFVNGVKLEELFWLTKQSGFTKITRASDDLNLKALVREGDLPGLLWKQGLFEGAGPR; encoded by the coding sequence ATGAAAATCGAGTCAATACGCATCAAGAACTACAAAGTATTCAAGGACGTTGAGATTCCCTCTTTGCCAAATTTGGCCGTTTTTTTGGGTGCAAACGGTGTTGGCAAGAGTACGTTCTTTGATGTTTTCAGCTTTTTAAAGGATGCTTTAATCAATAATGTGAGACAGGCTTTAACGCGGCGAGGAGGTTTTAAAGAAGTTGTTTCTAGAGGTGAGAATGGTCCGATAGTTATAGAAATTAAATTTAGAATAAAAGATGATGCTCCTCTTGTAACTTATTTGTTGCACATTGGTCTTTCCGATACAAACCAGCCAGTGGTTAAGCGAGAATTACTGCAGTATAGGCGAGGCCAAAAGGGTAAACCGTGGCGATTTTTAGATTTTAGAAATGGAGAGGGCGAAGCGATAATCAATGAAGCAGACTATGGTGGCAAAGAAGACGAACAAAAGCGAGAGTATCAAAAGCTCGCTTCTGCTGACATCCTTGCTATAAAAGGCTTAGGTCAGTTTGAACGATTCAAAGCAGTTGCAGAGTTCCGCAAGTTAATTGAAAATTGGCACATTTCGGATTTTCATATTAGTGATGCCCGAGAAGTGCAGGATGCTGGCTACGCTGAGCATTTGTCAATGCGCGGAGAAAACCTGCCATTGGTAGCTCAATTCATGTACGAGTACCATAGAGTTGAATTTGATAAAATTCTCTCCCGTATGTCACAACGCGTTCCTGGGATTTCCAAAGTCGAGGCAACTGAGACGGAGGATGGGAGAATCGTTTTGAAATTTCAGGACGGCGCGTTTAAAGATCCCTTTATCGCAAGATTTGTGTCGGATGGCACTATAAAGATGTTTGCCTATTTATTATTACTTTATGATCCGAGCCCTCACCCTTTATTAGCAGTGGAAGAGCCAGAAAATCAGTTATATCCAGAGCTACTTGTGGAATTGGCTGAGGAATTTCGGCAGTATGCGTCTAAAGGGGGACAAGTTTTCATATCCACCCATTCTCCAGATTTTGTCAACGGCGTGAAGCTTGAGGAGCTATTTTGGCTAACGAAACAATCAGGTTTCACGAAAATAACACGTGCTTCTGATGATCTCAATCTGAAAGCTTTGGTGAGAGAAGGGGATCTCCCTGGATTGCTTTGGAAGCAGGGACTCTTTGAAGGAGCTGGGCCGCGATAA
- a CDS encoding type II toxin-antitoxin system VapC family toxin has translation MIILDTNVLSELMRAVPSQKVQRWVATRPSASLFTTTVTQAEILYGLALMPTGRRREQLEAAVQSMFEEDLGGRVLPFDSAAASEFGALAASRRQAGRPIAQFDAQIAAIARSRGAALATRNIGDFDGCGVQLFNPWNAP, from the coding sequence ATGATCATCCTCGATACCAATGTCCTCTCGGAGTTGATGAGAGCAGTGCCCTCGCAGAAAGTGCAGCGCTGGGTGGCCACCCGGCCGTCTGCGAGTTTATTCACCACAACCGTTACCCAGGCCGAAATTCTCTACGGCCTGGCATTGATGCCGACAGGCCGACGGCGCGAGCAACTCGAAGCGGCTGTGCAGTCGATGTTTGAGGAGGATTTGGGCGGACGGGTTCTTCCCTTCGACAGTGCTGCGGCAAGCGAGTTTGGAGCACTTGCTGCCTCTCGCCGTCAGGCCGGGCGGCCCATCGCGCAGTTCGATGCGCAGATTGCTGCGATCGCGCGCTCGCGAGGTGCGGCCCTCGCCACCCGGAACATTGGAGATTTCGACGGCTGCGGTGTGCAGTTGTTCAATCCCTGGAACGCCCCGTGA
- a CDS encoding Uma2 family endonuclease, translating into MRTRLTLQEFLDLPDDDTALELIDGQAVPKVSPKFLHATIQDALLQLIRARCRGRGRVRAEWGVILKRGGVDWVPVPDLTYISYERLPREWRRNEACPVAPEFVVEVVSPGQSLETFTTKARDYFAAGILHVWVVDPQPEETITVYSADGTAQTYSTEVTIPEPPELNLSAEQVFLAAQQLDQ; encoded by the coding sequence ATGCGCACGCGATTGACCCTTCAGGAATTTTTGGACCTGCCGGATGATGACACGGCGCTGGAATTGATTGACGGTCAGGCGGTGCCCAAGGTGTCTCCCAAGTTCTTGCATGCGACTATTCAAGATGCCCTGCTGCAGCTGATCCGCGCCAGATGTAGAGGGAGAGGCCGCGTTCGGGCCGAATGGGGCGTGATTCTCAAGCGTGGAGGCGTGGACTGGGTTCCCGTGCCCGACCTCACCTACATCTCCTACGAGCGTCTGCCCAGAGAATGGCGGCGCAACGAAGCCTGCCCGGTGGCCCCCGAATTTGTGGTCGAGGTCGTCTCCCCCGGACAGAGCCTGGAGACGTTCACCACCAAAGCCCGCGATTATTTTGCTGCCGGGATCTTGCACGTCTGGGTCGTAGACCCGCAACCGGAGGAGACGATCACGGTTTACTCTGCAGACGGCACCGCCCAAACTTACAGCACCGAGGTGACGATTCCTGAACCACCTGAATTGAATCTGAGCGCCGAGCAGGTTTTCCTGGCGGCTCAACAGCTGGATCAATGA
- a CDS encoding Hsp70 family protein has protein sequence MYSFDFGTSNTVVARWNRALAQPETLAVRSLSQVESPPLVPSVLYVQDAGADRVLAGQEVLARGLDNSGDPRFFSNFKRGIGSAVQGFTPALDGVEVGFERVGLWFIRRLIAALRDQGESPDDVVFTVPVNSFELYRQWLLAGCSELEAARIQLLDESTAAALGYGLENGQTVLVIDFGGGTLDLSLVQPAVPEQSPDGFLLKWGRKLFAGKDSAPRTPTARVLAKVGRNLGGMDIDTWLADSLARQQKLPKGALLQRVAERLKIRLSSETAATEVFFDEDSLRTCKLTLEREQFEALLAARGFIAQLDESLGKLLQQARQRNLDPEAIDAVILVGGTCQIPAVQNWVVDRFGPAKVRKDKVFEAVAHGALRLGQGLQVEDFLYHAYGVRYWDHRKSRHGWHALFKAGQAYPTTNPVELVLGASVSNQPVIELVVGEMGDGEDTEVFFEDGRLTIRTSASEQTVRSLNDTDEGRVVARLEPPGFPGRDRVKVQLRVDARRQLRITVEDLQTQQMLLQDQAVIELR, from the coding sequence GTGTACAGTTTCGACTTTGGGACCAGCAACACCGTCGTCGCCCGCTGGAATCGCGCCCTCGCCCAGCCGGAGACCCTTGCCGTCAGGAGCCTGAGCCAGGTGGAATCGCCGCCGCTCGTGCCGAGCGTGCTCTATGTGCAGGATGCGGGAGCGGACCGGGTGCTGGCGGGCCAGGAGGTGCTCGCCCGCGGCCTGGATAACAGCGGCGATCCGCGTTTTTTCAGCAACTTTAAACGGGGGATCGGTTCGGCGGTGCAGGGATTCACCCCTGCCCTCGACGGCGTCGAAGTCGGTTTCGAGCGGGTGGGGCTGTGGTTTATCCGGCGCCTCATTGCAGCGCTCAGAGATCAAGGCGAATCGCCCGACGACGTGGTCTTTACCGTCCCGGTCAACAGCTTCGAGCTTTACCGCCAGTGGCTTTTGGCCGGATGCAGTGAACTGGAGGCGGCGCGCATCCAGTTGCTCGACGAATCGACCGCCGCCGCTCTTGGTTATGGTTTAGAAAATGGGCAGACGGTGCTGGTCATCGACTTCGGCGGCGGTACGCTGGATCTGTCGCTGGTGCAACCGGCGGTACCCGAGCAGAGTCCGGACGGCTTTTTGCTCAAGTGGGGCCGCAAGCTTTTCGCCGGCAAAGACAGCGCGCCGCGCACCCCCACCGCCCGGGTGCTCGCCAAGGTTGGGCGCAACCTGGGAGGCATGGACATCGACACCTGGCTTGCCGACAGTCTCGCCCGCCAACAGAAACTTCCCAAAGGGGCGCTGTTGCAGCGGGTCGCCGAGCGGCTCAAGATCCGGCTTTCGAGCGAAACGGCGGCCACGGAAGTTTTTTTTGACGAAGACTCGCTGCGCACCTGCAAGCTGACCCTGGAGCGCGAACAGTTCGAAGCGCTCCTGGCCGCCCGCGGCTTTATCGCCCAACTCGACGAGAGCCTGGGCAAACTTTTGCAGCAGGCCCGCCAGCGCAACCTCGATCCGGAGGCGATCGACGCGGTGATTCTGGTGGGGGGTACCTGTCAGATCCCGGCGGTGCAAAACTGGGTGGTCGATCGCTTTGGGCCTGCCAAGGTGCGCAAGGACAAAGTGTTCGAGGCGGTGGCCCACGGGGCGCTGCGCCTGGGGCAGGGGTTGCAGGTCGAAGATTTTCTCTACCACGCCTACGGAGTGCGCTACTGGGATCACCGCAAATCGCGCCACGGCTGGCACGCCCTGTTCAAAGCCGGACAGGCCTACCCCACCACCAACCCGGTCGAACTGGTGCTGGGGGCCTCGGTCTCCAACCAGCCGGTCATCGAACTGGTGGTGGGCGAAATGGGCGACGGCGAGGACACCGAGGTCTTCTTCGAGGACGGTCGGCTCACCATCCGCACGAGCGCGTCCGAGCAGACCGTTCGGTCCCTCAATGACACGGACGAAGGCCGGGTGGTGGCCCGGCTCGAACCGCCCGGCTTTCCGGGGCGCGACCGGGTGAAGGTGCAGCTGCGCGTCGACGCCCGCCGCCAGTTGCGCATCACGGTGGAGGACTTGCAGACCCAGCAGATGCTCCTGCAAGATCAGGCAGTTATCGAGTTGCGCTAG
- a CDS encoding agmatine deiminase family protein produces the protein MSTPLSDGFIQPAEWQPHSACWLAWPSDAKLWLEDLPKAQAEFTGLCRTIADPDPQNGLPRGEYLEILVPDAGAECAARLALEGLGARFHRIRFGDIWLRDTAPIFLSGPCRALAAVRFAFNGWGGKYVLDHDTEVAAAVAAAADLPTYSFPWVLEGGSVEVDGEGTCLTTRQCLLNPNRNPELDSDAIEQGLKEALGVRKVLWLDEGLLNDHTDGHIDTIARFAAPGVVVCMQATNADDPNASVLDNIAATLAGFTDAAGRPLTVVRVPSPGRVVDDNGELMPASYVNFYIANRTVAVPTYGSPHDAAAVSAIAALFPGRRTVGLPARTILMGGGAFHCITQQQPEAGP, from the coding sequence ATGTCGACTCCGCTCAGTGATGGCTTTATACAGCCTGCCGAATGGCAGCCCCACAGCGCCTGCTGGCTCGCCTGGCCGAGCGACGCCAAACTGTGGCTGGAGGATCTGCCCAAGGCGCAGGCGGAATTTACCGGGCTGTGCCGGACGATCGCCGATCCGGACCCACAGAACGGATTGCCCCGGGGTGAATATCTCGAAATTCTGGTTCCCGATGCCGGGGCGGAGTGCGCCGCCCGTCTGGCCCTCGAAGGGCTGGGGGCGCGCTTTCACCGCATCCGGTTCGGCGACATCTGGCTGCGCGACACCGCACCCATATTTCTAAGCGGCCCCTGCCGCGCGCTTGCGGCGGTGCGCTTCGCCTTTAACGGCTGGGGCGGCAAGTACGTGCTCGACCACGACACCGAAGTGGCTGCCGCCGTCGCTGCGGCGGCGGATCTGCCGACCTACAGCTTCCCCTGGGTACTGGAGGGAGGCTCCGTCGAGGTGGACGGCGAGGGCACCTGCCTGACCACCCGCCAGTGCCTGCTCAACCCCAACCGCAACCCCGAACTGGACAGTGATGCCATCGAGCAGGGGCTCAAAGAAGCTCTTGGGGTGCGCAAGGTGCTCTGGCTCGACGAAGGGCTCCTCAACGACCACACCGACGGCCACATCGACACGATCGCCCGCTTCGCAGCCCCCGGCGTCGTGGTCTGCATGCAGGCTACCAATGCAGACGACCCGAACGCCTCGGTGCTCGATAATATCGCCGCCACCCTCGCCGGTTTTACCGACGCAGCAGGCAGGCCGCTCACAGTCGTGCGCGTCCCGTCGCCGGGCCGGGTGGTGGACGACAATGGCGAGCTGATGCCCGCCAGTTACGTCAACTTCTACATCGCCAACCGCACCGTCGCCGTGCCCACTTACGGCTCGCCCCACGACGCGGCGGCAGTGAGCGCTATTGCGGCACTCTTCCCGGGCCGCCGGACGGTCGGTCTGCCGGCGCGCACTATCTTGATGGGCGGCGGCGCGTTCCACTGCATTACCCAACAACAACCGGAGGCCGGACCATGA
- a CDS encoding response regulator: MPSDATIRILIADDHPVVRQGLAAVIDRQAAMRVVAEAADGREAVVRYREHLPDVALMDLRMPAMDGVEAIAAIRSEFSDSRIIVLTTYDTDEDIYRGLRAGAMAFLLKEAPTEELVEAIRAVHAGHKRIPQQVAAKLANRLSNPELTARELEVLHLVVKGQTNKEIAASLFIGEGTVRAHMNNILAKMGAHDRTQAATLAIRRGLVRLE; encoded by the coding sequence ATGCCTTCCGATGCGACCATTCGAATTTTGATCGCCGACGATCACCCCGTCGTTCGGCAGGGATTGGCCGCTGTGATCGATCGCCAAGCGGCCATGCGCGTCGTCGCCGAAGCGGCCGACGGGCGCGAAGCGGTGGTGCGCTACCGAGAGCACCTGCCCGATGTGGCCCTGATGGATTTGCGGATGCCCGCCATGGACGGCGTCGAAGCGATTGCCGCCATCCGCTCCGAATTTTCCGACTCGCGGATTATCGTGCTCACCACCTACGACACCGATGAGGATATCTATCGGGGGCTGCGGGCCGGGGCGATGGCCTTTTTGCTCAAAGAAGCGCCCACCGAAGAGTTGGTCGAGGCGATCCGGGCCGTGCACGCGGGCCACAAGCGCATCCCCCAGCAGGTGGCCGCTAAACTGGCCAACCGCCTGAGCAATCCCGAACTGACCGCCCGCGAACTCGAAGTGCTGCACCTGGTGGTCAAAGGCCAGACCAACAAAGAGATTGCCGCCAGCCTGTTTATCGGCGAGGGCACCGTGCGCGCCCACATGAACAATATCCTCGCCAAAATGGGCGCCCACGACCGCACCCAGGCAGCCACCCTCGCCATCCGCCGCGGGCTGGTCCGGCTCGAATAA
- a CDS encoding transposase has protein sequence MPLNWTLLDHPGNSNLEDQQLLLSPVLSLLSAYRVVVLGDREFCSVKLANWLRSRKAGFCLRLKISEYIRQQGADFRSLKSLELQPGMSMFLGGVRVTKNRKNKGFEPFNIACIWKRKIRNMQPGEGWYILTDRPKLHEALELYADRWGIEVWHKDVKSCGYHLEEVRVSQERMMRVLLLASIAWSAAMLNGLQLERIGVDKYTGRVQEKQRRLRRHSPFRVGQYAWHWAQAVLGLGDWLDNLIDTCRNKARDYRRGLRAARLMLSVT, from the coding sequence TTGCCACTCAATTGGACCTTGCTCGACCATCCTGGCAACAGTAACCTCGAAGACCAACAACTGTTACTCTCACCGGTTCTGTCTCTACTTTCTGCCTATCGCGTCGTGGTGTTGGGGGACAGAGAGTTTTGCAGTGTCAAGCTGGCCAATTGGTTGCGCAGTCGAAAGGCCGGCTTTTGCTTGAGATTAAAAATCAGTGAATATATTCGACAACAAGGTGCAGACTTTCGCTCGCTAAAGTCTTTGGAACTACAACCTGGAATGTCGATGTTTCTTGGCGGAGTGCGCGTCACCAAAAATCGTAAAAACAAGGGATTCGAGCCGTTCAATATTGCTTGTATCTGGAAACGAAAAATCCGGAATATGCAACCGGGTGAAGGCTGGTATATTTTGACAGACCGGCCAAAGTTACACGAAGCACTTGAGCTGTATGCTGACCGTTGGGGAATCGAAGTTTGGCACAAAGACGTCAAATCCTGTGGCTACCATCTTGAAGAAGTACGCGTCAGTCAGGAACGGATGATGCGGGTACTGTTGTTAGCATCGATTGCCTGGAGTGCAGCGATGCTCAACGGTCTGCAACTGGAGCGAATAGGGGTGGACAAGTACACCGGCAGGGTTCAAGAAAAGCAGCGACGCTTGCGGCGTCACAGCCCTTTTCGGGTTGGCCAGTACGCTTGGCACTGGGCACAGGCGGTGCTGGGTTTGGGTGACTGGCTCGACAATTTGATAGACACCTGTAGGAACAAAGCCCGGGACTATCGACGCGGGTTGCGGGCTGCAAGGTTGATGCTGAGCGTCACGTAG